A genomic stretch from Colwellia sp. Arc7-635 includes:
- a CDS encoding MbnP family copper-binding protein → MLNHKKYVLFIIVLVLLCAFGYAQSLMPLANKSMKVQLLWQDESLNCQSTFTAGQENNTWFIEQFQFFISDIQFGSDSSGWQPAKLSKTAFQTGGTALLGTNCSTAQKDITSTNQGNWKIEFAADMVMNERNRIRFTLGVPFESNHLNPISQQSPLNLSSMFWVWQTGHKFLRLELAGNNKQWLFHLGSTGCHSASVMRAPKKACRYPNRFDFDIPIANNDDGQLILNVDLAALLQDVSLTTTSNCQSEADSVNCQQLFSNLSLHNESNSAEIFVVTTAKYINKGADVEVE, encoded by the coding sequence ATGCTAAATCATAAAAAGTATGTGTTATTCATCATTGTTTTGGTTTTACTTTGCGCTTTTGGTTATGCCCAAAGCTTAATGCCATTAGCCAATAAGTCTATGAAGGTTCAGCTATTGTGGCAAGATGAATCACTTAACTGCCAATCAACCTTCACGGCAGGTCAAGAAAATAACACTTGGTTTATTGAGCAATTTCAATTTTTTATTAGTGATATTCAATTCGGCTCAGATTCGTCAGGTTGGCAACCAGCAAAGTTAAGCAAAACTGCTTTCCAAACCGGTGGCACAGCTTTACTTGGCACTAACTGCTCAACGGCTCAAAAAGATATAACCTCAACTAATCAAGGCAACTGGAAAATTGAGTTTGCCGCAGACATGGTAATGAATGAGCGTAATCGTATTCGATTTACTTTAGGCGTACCGTTTGAAAGTAATCACTTAAACCCAATCAGTCAACAAAGCCCGCTTAATTTATCCTCTATGTTCTGGGTCTGGCAAACCGGGCACAAGTTTTTACGCCTAGAACTCGCAGGCAATAATAAGCAATGGCTATTTCATTTAGGCTCTACGGGCTGCCATTCAGCAAGCGTTATGCGTGCCCCGAAAAAAGCTTGCCGCTATCCAAATCGCTTTGATTTCGACATCCCTATTGCCAATAACGATGACGGGCAACTTATACTCAATGTTGACCTAGCTGCACTTTTGCAAGATGTATCGCTAACGACAACATCAAATTGCCAATCAGAAGCTGATAGCGTTAATTGCCAGCAATTATTTTCTAATTTATCTCTGCACAATGAAAGTAACAGCGCTGAAATTTTTGTTGTCACGACAGCTAAATATATTAATAAAGGTGCGGATGTTGAAGTTGAATAA
- a CDS encoding choice-of-anchor B family protein yields the protein MLRITWILFVTATLLSSHQAFAHSEHDKARFVSTTGKDSGKCDQVLRPCKTIAYAVQQANKGDKILVSAGEYTINSSEELFYLKSALVPILGGYNRFDHFQSQSPATNPTKLTNIPLDMAEPLRQQGFIIIADGKSLFAENSPESKALQSKLDSYYTLNEKQTGVDCVDGLAGSFACNNIDLLAHMPLNEFSSRPNAANDIWGHVDLNTGDEYALIGLRNGIAVVNVTNPEDPQEVGTISGLNSSWRDIKVYQYFDRTINAWQAYAYATIDGTTDYVTIINLNQLPNSVSLVEKNRVVSQAHNVYISNVDHTLNTPLPGLTPSLQLVGSNKFSGAFHSYSLKTPATLVALPNTSFGSGYTHDGASINITDSRKENQCNTRGDNCTVFIDFNEKEMKLWNITDTSATTLLGTGEYNDVAKSDQYVHSGWGTEDKQHIFLHDEFDEKDGGLNSTVRIFSIADLTNPTQVGQWTGPTRAIDHNGFVRGNRYYMSNYERGLTVLDITDPANPIDVGFFDTYTPSNNAGFNGAWGTYPFLPSGNILVSDIGSGLYILKDRTRESTQGKLGFSNNAVDTNQGETLTVNIQRDSASNPNEAVSVNYQLLPGSAQENSDYTPISGTLTWAENDLTDKAINIDIANDSTGEEFQEKFFVRLSQPSNGATLGRNNYLTVNIDGAIDNGAIAFTVAEATVAENQGTLNVVLARQGSSQGAVSVSYLLSAGTAAIGEDVESASGTVNWADGDSTEKNITLTIIDDQDNEVDEMFTLTLSPVAESNLGTITTFTVTISDDDNNSAPTITITENSEINTGATVNLSATATDNENDPMTYLWQQTAGTSINLINADTLIASFVAPADAGELTLSFTATDSKGLSSSETITLTLVAPQTTTTTPPPKESKSSGGGSIAYFIMFMMVLLVRKQIK from the coding sequence ATGTTACGTATAACATGGATATTATTTGTGACGGCAACTTTACTCAGTAGCCATCAAGCATTTGCACATTCAGAGCATGATAAAGCACGCTTTGTTTCCACTACAGGTAAAGATTCAGGAAAGTGCGATCAGGTACTTAGACCTTGCAAAACTATTGCTTACGCAGTCCAACAAGCGAATAAAGGCGATAAAATATTAGTCTCAGCTGGTGAATACACCATCAACTCAAGTGAAGAGCTATTTTATCTAAAAAGTGCACTAGTGCCTATTTTAGGTGGTTACAATCGCTTTGATCATTTTCAAAGTCAAAGCCCGGCTACCAATCCAACCAAATTAACCAATATTCCTCTGGACATGGCTGAACCATTACGCCAACAAGGCTTTATTATAATAGCCGATGGTAAGTCACTATTCGCTGAGAACAGTCCCGAAAGTAAAGCCCTTCAAAGTAAGCTTGACAGTTACTATACCCTCAATGAAAAACAAACCGGTGTAGATTGTGTTGACGGTTTAGCTGGCAGCTTTGCTTGTAACAATATAGATTTACTGGCGCATATGCCCTTAAATGAATTTTCTAGCCGCCCAAATGCTGCTAACGATATTTGGGGACATGTAGATTTAAATACCGGCGACGAGTATGCCTTAATCGGTTTACGTAACGGTATCGCCGTAGTTAATGTAACGAACCCAGAAGATCCACAAGAAGTTGGTACAATTTCAGGGCTTAATTCTAGTTGGCGCGATATTAAAGTTTATCAATACTTTGATCGGACCATCAATGCTTGGCAAGCCTATGCTTACGCAACAATAGATGGCACAACTGACTACGTTACTATTATTAACCTTAACCAATTACCCAACTCCGTTAGCTTAGTTGAGAAAAACCGAGTTGTTAGTCAAGCACATAATGTTTACATATCCAATGTCGATCACACGCTTAACACTCCTTTACCAGGCCTAACCCCAAGTTTACAACTTGTAGGTAGTAACAAGTTTAGTGGTGCATTTCATAGTTATTCATTGAAAACGCCAGCAACACTAGTTGCATTACCTAATACCTCTTTTGGCTCAGGCTACACTCATGACGGTGCGTCAATCAACATTACCGACAGCAGAAAAGAAAACCAATGTAATACTCGTGGCGATAACTGTACCGTTTTCATTGATTTTAATGAAAAAGAAATGAAACTTTGGAACATTACCGACACTTCAGCCACCACGTTACTCGGTACAGGAGAATACAACGACGTAGCTAAAAGCGATCAATACGTGCACTCAGGTTGGGGTACCGAAGATAAACAACATATATTCTTACATGATGAATTTGACGAAAAAGACGGTGGTTTAAACTCGACTGTTCGTATTTTTTCAATTGCTGACCTCACTAACCCTACCCAAGTAGGACAATGGACCGGTCCAACACGTGCCATAGACCATAACGGCTTTGTACGTGGTAATAGATATTACATGTCGAACTATGAACGCGGCTTAACTGTACTGGATATTACCGATCCGGCCAACCCAATTGATGTTGGCTTCTTTGATACTTACACGCCATCTAATAACGCCGGCTTTAATGGTGCTTGGGGTACTTATCCTTTTTTACCTTCAGGAAACATTTTAGTTAGCGATATTGGTAGTGGCTTATATATTTTAAAAGACCGTACACGAGAGTCTACTCAAGGAAAGTTAGGTTTTAGTAATAACGCAGTAGACACTAACCAAGGTGAAACATTAACCGTTAACATCCAGCGTGATAGCGCCAGCAATCCAAACGAAGCCGTGAGCGTTAACTATCAATTATTACCTGGTAGCGCACAAGAAAATAGCGATTACACACCAATCTCCGGCACATTGACTTGGGCTGAAAATGATTTAACTGACAAAGCTATCAATATTGATATCGCCAACGATTCAACAGGTGAAGAGTTTCAAGAGAAGTTCTTTGTGCGCTTGAGTCAACCAAGCAACGGAGCAACTTTGGGCCGTAATAACTATTTAACCGTTAATATTGATGGTGCTATCGACAATGGTGCTATCGCATTCACTGTAGCTGAAGCAACAGTAGCTGAAAACCAAGGTACCCTCAATGTTGTGCTTGCTCGACAAGGCAGTTCACAAGGTGCCGTGTCAGTTTCATATTTATTAAGCGCTGGTACAGCGGCTATTGGTGAGGATGTAGAGTCAGCGTCAGGAACCGTAAACTGGGCAGATGGTGATTCAACGGAGAAAAACATCACGCTCACCATTATCGATGATCAAGACAATGAAGTTGATGAAATGTTTACCCTTACCTTATCACCTGTAGCCGAGAGTAATTTAGGTACTATAACCACCTTCACAGTTACGATTTCAGACGATGATAATAATTCAGCGCCAACGATAACAATAACTGAAAATAGTGAAATAAATACCGGAGCAACCGTCAACCTAAGCGCTACGGCAACAGACAATGAAAATGATCCTATGACCTACTTATGGCAACAAACTGCAGGTACGAGTATCAATTTAATTAACGCTGACACTTTAATTGCTAGCTTTGTAGCTCCTGCTGATGCCGGAGAGTTAACATTATCATTCACCGCTACTGACTCTAAAGGACTATCGAGCAGTGAAACAATCACGTTAACCTTAGTAGCACCACAAACAACAACAACGACACCCCCACCAAAAGAAAGCAAATCATCGGGTGGTGGCTCAATAGCTTATTTCATTATGTTTATGATGGTTTTATTAGTCAGAAAACAAATAAAATAG
- a CDS encoding MbnH family di-heme enzyme produces the protein MNKYKGTVTAIALSILLLGCDVAEKKDNHYQWPILDGFPKPQVPENNPMSDEKVALGKKIFFDKNLSANQQQSCESCHQQQFAFSEALPVSVGSTGMSHRRNAPALVNVAYNKTLTWAHDGITTLERQILLPMFAESPIELGIAGHEKEVLARFNSKEYTELFALAFPEQVLSFELIVKALASYVRSLISLNSPFDQYAYLGDDNAISASAIRGMNLFFSERLECHHCHGGFNFTQSTGHEQQLIDRRPFHNTGLYYVENPPGKAGYPAIDIGLAEISTIAKDNGRFRAPTLRNIRHSAPYMHDGSVATLAEVIDIYAAGGRNIEHGLYQGDGRVNPLKSQFIKGFELTSEEKQDLLAFLDTLTDEEFLTSSKHQLSE, from the coding sequence TTGAATAAATATAAAGGCACCGTAACAGCTATTGCTTTAAGCATTCTCCTTTTAGGTTGTGATGTAGCAGAAAAAAAAGACAACCACTATCAGTGGCCCATCCTTGATGGTTTCCCTAAACCACAAGTTCCTGAAAATAATCCTATGAGTGATGAAAAAGTCGCGCTTGGAAAAAAAATATTTTTTGATAAAAATTTGTCCGCTAATCAACAGCAGTCTTGTGAGAGTTGTCATCAACAACAGTTTGCATTTTCTGAAGCCTTACCCGTGTCAGTAGGTTCAACAGGCATGTCGCATCGCAGAAATGCACCAGCGCTAGTTAATGTTGCTTATAATAAAACACTCACATGGGCACATGATGGTATTACGACCTTAGAGCGACAAATATTACTGCCGATGTTTGCTGAATCACCCATTGAGTTAGGCATTGCTGGTCATGAAAAAGAAGTCTTAGCACGCTTTAATAGTAAGGAATACACCGAGCTTTTTGCGCTCGCTTTTCCTGAACAAGTGCTGAGTTTTGAACTCATAGTGAAAGCGTTAGCGAGTTACGTGCGAAGTTTAATTTCATTGAATTCTCCTTTTGATCAATATGCCTATTTGGGTGACGACAATGCTATTTCTGCTTCTGCTATTCGCGGTATGAATTTGTTTTTTTCTGAACGTCTAGAATGTCATCATTGTCATGGCGGGTTTAACTTCACACAGTCAACGGGGCATGAACAACAGTTAATTGATCGCAGGCCATTTCATAATACCGGTTTGTATTACGTTGAAAACCCACCTGGAAAAGCTGGTTATCCAGCGATAGACATCGGGCTTGCTGAAATATCTACGATAGCAAAAGATAATGGTCGCTTTAGAGCACCAACGTTACGTAACATTCGTCATTCAGCTCCTTATATGCATGATGGTAGCGTCGCTACACTTGCTGAGGTTATCGATATTTACGCTGCCGGTGGCCGTAATATTGAGCATGGGTTATATCAGGGTGATGGCCGAGTTAATCCCCTAAAAAGCCAGTTTATTAAGGGTTTTGAATTAACGTCGGAAGAAAAACAAGATCTATTGGCATTTCTTGATACGTTAACTGATGAAGAGTTTTTGACCTCGTCAAAGCACCAGCTAAGCGAGTAA
- a CDS encoding SDR family NAD(P)-dependent oxidoreductase — translation MMNFRNILITGGSSGIGLDLAKAYVKQGANVMLLARNQSRLEDAITACKALCLSADQKVMAFSVDVSDSEAFNHSVNDIKDQIGTLDLIILSAGIVQSVKFMEQSEQDFNDIMYTNVAGSRIVAKAFLPDMITQGKGQVCFVSSLGGLIATYGYSAYSASKFAVIGMAGALRQELYSSGIGVSVLCPPEVDTPMVAKEASHILPETRFVKDIGGLLNTATVTKAAIKGINKNKFIIVPGFKGKHPIC, via the coding sequence ATGATGAATTTTAGAAATATATTAATCACCGGAGGATCGAGTGGAATAGGGCTTGATTTAGCTAAAGCTTATGTGAAGCAAGGTGCTAACGTAATGCTGCTTGCTCGTAATCAAAGCCGGTTAGAGGATGCTATAACAGCGTGTAAAGCATTATGTTTAAGTGCTGATCAAAAGGTAATGGCATTTAGTGTTGATGTTAGCGATAGTGAAGCATTTAATCATTCGGTTAACGATATTAAAGATCAAATAGGTACATTGGATTTAATTATTCTAAGTGCAGGCATTGTTCAAAGCGTCAAGTTCATGGAACAAAGTGAGCAAGATTTTAATGACATTATGTATACTAATGTCGCGGGCAGCCGTATTGTGGCAAAAGCTTTTTTACCCGATATGATCACACAAGGAAAAGGGCAGGTTTGTTTTGTTAGTTCATTAGGCGGATTAATCGCCACTTATGGATACAGTGCATATAGTGCTTCTAAGTTTGCTGTGATTGGGATGGCAGGGGCACTGCGACAGGAACTTTACTCTTCCGGAATTGGGGTGTCAGTTTTATGCCCTCCTGAAGTTGATACGCCAATGGTGGCTAAAGAAGCAAGTCATATTTTACCTGAAACACGGTTTGTGAAAGATATTGGTGGTCTCTTGAATACCGCTACGGTAACAAAAGCTGCTATCAAAGGGATAAATAAAAATAAATTTATTATCGTGCCTGGATTCAAGGGAAAGCATCCTATCTGCTAG